The genomic interval CTTACCCTTAGCATTCTACTTTTCAGCTTTGTCAGTACCGCTGCAGAGCCAGTGAAAATTTGGATTAGTTCAGTTCAAGACAAGCAGTACTATGAAGAGATGGTCAACCGCTATAAAAAGATTGATCCCAGCTTTAATGCCGAAATCTCTGCTTTTGGCTTCATGGAAATGCCCGATAAGCTCAGCGTCGCCATGAAAACGGGTATCGGCACGCCTGATATTGTTCAGTTAGACGAAGTTGTTTACAGCATGTTCTTGCGCGGACCAGCTCCCTTCCTCGATCTCGCTGATCGCGTCAAAAAAGCGGATATCGCAAAAGATTTTCATCCTCAGCGTCTTGCGCTCTTTAGTCAAGACAAAGCGATCTATGGCCTACCTCAGTCCATCAGTGCTTACTTAATTTTCTACCGCAAAGACCTCTTCGAAGAATTTGGTATTTCTGCAAGCGATATTCAAACTTGGGATGACTTCACTACTTTGGGCAAAGACCTCGCAGCTGAAGGTCAAAAATTTCTCCCCTTAGACCCCAGTTACTTCGAAGTTCTGCTTCGTCAGCGTGGTGGCCGCCTCTTCGATGAAAAAGGCAATGCTTTCCCTGACTTTGATCTCGCCGTTGATACACTGCAATTTCTTGCTGACATGCAAAAAAATAAAGTCGCCGTAATGCCCGACCGCGGCACAATTTTTGACCCTGTCTTTTTCTCTGGCGATGTAGAAAACAACGAAGTGCTTGCGATCATTGGTGCCGATTGGTATGGGCTCGATATGATTCAATCCTTTTGTCCCTCACTCGAAGGAAAATGGGGAATTGCGACGCTCCCTAAATGGACTGATAAGAAGACAAAGAAATCTTTCAAATCTGCTACTTTTGCCGGCCAAGGTCTAATGATCTACAAAGGCAGCAAGAACGTCGATAAATCTTGGGGTTTCATGCAATGGGTAATGACCGATAAAGAAGCCAACGTGGCTCGCTTCGTTAATCGCAATAGTTTCCCTGCTTACAAACCCGCATGGTCAGATGCGCGCCTCCTCGCAACTAACTCTTACTTCCCCCACGAATCACTTGGGGCAACAGTACTCAGCGTTTCTACTGATCTTCCCATGATCAACATGAATGCTAAACGTGGCATGTGCGTTTTCCTCATGCGCGAAAAATACTTTGCTTCAGTAATGATGGGTTACCAAACTGCTGAAGAAGCGCTCAAAGAACTCAAAACTATGCTCGACAAAGGCGCTTCAATGGGTGGTAAAGGTCCTGATGATAAGGACCCAAAAGATAAATAAGCTCTAAGCCGAATTGCACAAAGCTCACTCACCTTATAATAGCAGTACAGCCGTACTGCTATTTCCTTTTTTTCTATTCCTGGTTCTCTTTTGGTTGATCCCACTCTGTCAGGGTTTGATGATGAGCCTGACGTCGGATCCCGACATTATTAATCACGAAGCCAGCCCTGAGAAATTTATTGGCTTGAGTCATTACTTTGACCTCATCAAAGATCCCTCTTACCACAAAGCCATTAAAAACACCACCATCTATACCCTGGGTGCCATAGGGATTATCGTTCCCCTCTCCTTTTTTATTGCTCACTTATTGCTGGCCTGCCACAAGTTTTTACGCCCCATTTTCAGCTTCATCCTCATTGTCCCTGGCATCACGCCGCCAATTGTTCTCTCGATTCTTTTCCTGCTCTTTTTTCACGGTGAAAATGGCATTCTCAATCAATTTGTGGCGACGCCTTTTATTGCCCTACTCAAATCGATCAATTCGCCTTGGGCTGAGAGCCTACCCGATTACATCAATTGGCAAAAAGATCCGCGCTTCATCATGTTTGCCCTCATT from Lentisphaera araneosa HTCC2155 carries:
- a CDS encoding ABC transporter substrate-binding protein, with the protein product LTLSILLFSFVSTAAEPVKIWISSVQDKQYYEEMVNRYKKIDPSFNAEISAFGFMEMPDKLSVAMKTGIGTPDIVQLDEVVYSMFLRGPAPFLDLADRVKKADIAKDFHPQRLALFSQDKAIYGLPQSISAYLIFYRKDLFEEFGISASDIQTWDDFTTLGKDLAAEGQKFLPLDPSYFEVLLRQRGGRLFDEKGNAFPDFDLAVDTLQFLADMQKNKVAVMPDRGTIFDPVFFSGDVENNEVLAIIGADWYGLDMIQSFCPSLEGKWGIATLPKWTDKKTKKSFKSATFAGQGLMIYKGSKNVDKSWGFMQWVMTDKEANVARFVNRNSFPAYKPAWSDARLLATNSYFPHESLGATVLSVSTDLPMINMNAKRGMCVFLMREKYFASVMMGYQTAEEALKELKTMLDKGASMGGKGPDDKDPKDK
- a CDS encoding carbohydrate ABC transporter permease codes for the protein MMSLTSDPDIINHEASPEKFIGLSHYFDLIKDPSYHKAIKNTTIYTLGAIGIIVPLSFFIAHLLLACHKFLRPIFSFILIVPGITPPIVLSILFLLFFHGENGILNQFVATPFIALLKSINSPWAESLPDYINWQKDPRFIMFALIFQSVWRWTGFITLFFLCSLQAIPKNLEEAIELEGANFFKRLIHLRIPACSHVILFAIIYLMVDSIAMFAGSYRLLGGSGGTDDAGLLLISYVYQTGFTFQQFNRAAAISMSVVPFLASLIWVLFWRQKKDEVQ